One genomic window of Mustela erminea isolate mMusErm1 chromosome 13, mMusErm1.Pri, whole genome shotgun sequence includes the following:
- the PGAM5 gene encoding serine/threonine-protein phosphatase PGAM5, mitochondrial isoform X1, with amino-acid sequence MAFRQALQLAACGLAGGSAAVLFSAVAVGKPRAGGDAEPRVVEAPAWAGSARPGPGVWDPNWDRREPLSLVNLRKRNLDSGEEELASRLDHCKAKATRHIFLIRHSQYHVDASLEKDRTLTPLGREQAELTGLRLASLGLKFNKIVHSSMTRAIETTDIISKHLPGVCRVSTDLLREGAPIEPDPPVSHWKPEAVYYEDGARIEAAFRNYIHRADAKQQEDSYEIFICHANVIRYIVCRALQFPPEGWLRLSLNNGSITHLVVRPDGRVALRTLGDTGFMPPDKISRS; translated from the exons ATGGCGTTCCGACAGGCGCTGCAGCTGGCGGCCTGCGGCCTGGCCGGAGGCTCGGCCGCCGTGCTCTTCTCGGCGGTGGCGGTGGGGAAGCCCCGCGCGGGCGGGGACGCGGAGCCGCGCGTGGTCGAGGCGCCGGCGTGGGCGGGGTCCGCGCGCCCCGGGCCGGGCGTCTGGGACCCCAACTGGGACAG GCGAGAACCACTGTCCCTGGTCAACCTGCGGAAGAGGAACCTGGACTCTGGGGAAGAAGAACTGGCGTCCAGGCTGGACCACTGCAAAGCCAAGGCCACACGACACATCTTCCTAATCAGGCACTCCCAGTACCACGTGGATGCCTCCCTGGAAAAGGACCGCACTCTGACGCCCCTGG GTCGTGAACAGGCCGAACTAACCGGGCTCCGACTTGCAAGCCTGGGGTTGAAGTTTAATAAAATTGTCCATTCGTCCATGACCCGTGCGATAGAAACCACTGACATCATCAGCAAACACCTGCCAG gTGTCTGCAGGGTCAGCACAGACCTGCTGAGAGAGGGTGCCCCCATCGAGCCGGACCCTCCCGTGTCCCACTGGAAGCCGGAGGCTGTG TATTACGAAGACGGAGCCCGCATCGAGGCCGCCTTCCGGAACTACATCCACCGGGCGGACGCTAAGCAGCAGGAGGACAGTTACGAGATCTTCATCTGCCACGCCAACGTCATCCGCTACATCGTGTGCCG ggCGCTGCAGTTCCCTCCAGAAGGCTGGCTCCGCCTGTCACTCAACAACGGCAGCATCACCCACCTGGTGGTCCGGCCAGATGGCCGAGTGGCGCTCAGGACCCTTGGGGACACGGGGTTCATGCCTCCGGACAAGATCTCCCGCTCCTGA
- the PGAM5 gene encoding serine/threonine-protein phosphatase PGAM5, mitochondrial isoform X2 has product MAFRQALQLAACGLAGGSAAVLFSAVAVGKPRAGGDAEPRVVEAPAWAGSARPGPGVWDPNWDRREPLSLVNLRKRNLDSGEEELASRLDHCKAKATRHIFLIRHSQYHVDASLEKDRTLTPLGREQAELTGLRLASLGLKFNKIVHSSMTRAIETTDIISKHLPGVCRVSTDLLREGAPIEPDPPVSHWKPEAVQYYEDGARIEAAFRNYIHRADAKQQEDSYEIFICHANVIRYIVCRALQFPPEGWLRLSLNNGSITHLVVRPDGRVALRTLGDTGFMPPDKISRS; this is encoded by the exons ATGGCGTTCCGACAGGCGCTGCAGCTGGCGGCCTGCGGCCTGGCCGGAGGCTCGGCCGCCGTGCTCTTCTCGGCGGTGGCGGTGGGGAAGCCCCGCGCGGGCGGGGACGCGGAGCCGCGCGTGGTCGAGGCGCCGGCGTGGGCGGGGTCCGCGCGCCCCGGGCCGGGCGTCTGGGACCCCAACTGGGACAG GCGAGAACCACTGTCCCTGGTCAACCTGCGGAAGAGGAACCTGGACTCTGGGGAAGAAGAACTGGCGTCCAGGCTGGACCACTGCAAAGCCAAGGCCACACGACACATCTTCCTAATCAGGCACTCCCAGTACCACGTGGATGCCTCCCTGGAAAAGGACCGCACTCTGACGCCCCTGG GTCGTGAACAGGCCGAACTAACCGGGCTCCGACTTGCAAGCCTGGGGTTGAAGTTTAATAAAATTGTCCATTCGTCCATGACCCGTGCGATAGAAACCACTGACATCATCAGCAAACACCTGCCAG gTGTCTGCAGGGTCAGCACAGACCTGCTGAGAGAGGGTGCCCCCATCGAGCCGGACCCTCCCGTGTCCCACTGGAAGCCGGAGGCTGTG CAGTATTACGAAGACGGAGCCCGCATCGAGGCCGCCTTCCGGAACTACATCCACCGGGCGGACGCTAAGCAGCAGGAGGACAGTTACGAGATCTTCATCTGCCACGCCAACGTCATCCGCTACATCGTGTGCCG ggCGCTGCAGTTCCCTCCAGAAGGCTGGCTCCGCCTGTCACTCAACAACGGCAGCATCACCCACCTGGTGGTCCGGCCAGATGGCCGAGTGGCGCTCAGGACCCTTGGGGACACGGGGTTCATGCCTCCGGACAAGATCTCCCGCTCCTGA